In a genomic window of Punica granatum isolate Tunisia-2019 chromosome 6, ASM765513v2, whole genome shotgun sequence:
- the LOC116211437 gene encoding telomere repeat-binding protein 2-like produces the protein MVSNRRLEYGFSGYQVPATPRAPRSARRRCSIQKKVDDRKMHAFNLLAAVAGELLLEKAVCPSSSTSSTQKDQCPINEAGRDKEWQDRCNPLELKPSVHENRGKSFVVSELFSPDKDKNNGSEFKGKDDSVSSAIEVGLHEDSGSYSNQEDEVRVHNKEAQLNNGNFACSSDIDLCSLGSPIKCIRDNRKVFSRDDDDNLPGCTHPGTMKKKPFTSVPRIGDRRIRKILASKYWKAPKLKVEHCSRSDGNLKVAYWNRKGCYRHQRSQRNYPFKKRFFNINCSKNSDGRDRSLAPEKDFNGDVSEDGPSPFKEGQHSLYRRRDSHVKLRIKSLRVPELYIEVAETATVGSLKRTVMEALSAILRGGVRVGVLLRGKKVRDDSKTLLQSGISHDNRPDALGFTLEPSSSLAPAESPAPGLSPASLPCDASQPYAGYATDSVAHQGPSLPLIECQGANLVKPIKNDNHNAAAPIDIPIDECSVDSRALVAVPTTTSREALAVVPVQQKLGKSEIAQRRVRRPFSVAEVEALVQAVEKLGTGRWRDVKMQAFDDAKHRTYVDLKDKWKTLVHTARISPQQRRGEPVPQELLDRVLAAHAYWSYHQSEPQQQQLSDA, from the exons ATGGTGTCAAATAGGAGACTAGAATATGGATTCAGTGGCTATCAGGTGCCTGCAACACCTCGTGCTCCTCGATCAGCCAGG CGGAGATGTTCAATCCAGAAGAAGGTTGATGACCGTAAAATGCATGCATTTAATCTCCTGGCAGCTGTAGCTGGTGAGCTATTGCTTGAGAAAGCTGTATGTCCGTCTTCCAGTACCTCTTCAACTCAAAAAGATCAATGTCCCATCAATGAGGCTGGTCGCGATAAAGAGTGGCAGGATAGATGTAATCCATTAGAACTAAAACCCTCTGTTCATGAAAACCGTGGCAAGAGCTTTGTAGTTTCTGAGCTTTTCTCACCAGATAAGGATAAAAATAATGGTTCAGAGTTCAAAGGGAAGGATGATTCAGTAAGTTCTGCAATTGAGGTAGGCCTTCATGAGGACAGCGGATCTTATTCTAACCAGGAAGATGAAGTAAGGGTACATAACAAGGAAGCACAGCTTAATAATGGCAACTTTGCATGTAGTAGTGATATTGACTTGTGCAGTTTAGGAAGTCCGATAAAATGTATTAGGGACAATAGGAAAGTATTTAGTAGAGATGATGACGACAACTTGCCGGGGTGCACTCATCCTGGCACCATGAAGAAGAAGCCCTTCACCTCTGTGCCGCGCATCGGTGACAGAAGGATACGGAAAATACTGGCTTCCAAGTACTGGAAGGCTCCAAAATTGAAGGTTGAGCACTGCTCTAGAAGTG ATGGAAATCTGAAGGTTGCTTACTGGAACAGGAAGGGCTGCTATAGACATCAAAGATCTCAGAGGAACTATCCTTTTAAAAAGAGATTCTTCAATATAAACTGCTCCAAGAATTCTGACGGAAGAGATAGAAGTCTGGCACCAGAGAAAGATTTTAATGGAGATGTCTCTG AGGATGGGCCATCACCTTTCAAGGAAGGTCAGCATTCCTTATATAGACGGAGGGATTCTCATG TGAAGCTCAGGATCAAGTCTTTAAGAGTCCCAGAGCTGTATATTGAGGTTGCCGAAACTGCTACCGTTGGTTCACTGAAG AGGACTGTCATGGAAGCTCTGAGTGCAATCCTTAGAGGTGGAGTCCGTGTTGGTGTTCTACTTCGAGGGAAGAAGGTTAGAGATGACAGCAAGACTCTGCTGCAGAGTGGAATCTCACATGATAATCGACCGGATGCTCTGGGCTTCACTCTTGAGCCAAGCTCTTCACTAGCTCCAGCAGAAAGTCCTGCTCCTGGGCTTTCTCCTGCTTCTCTTCCCTGTGATGCATCTCAGCCTTATGCTGG GTATGCAACAGATTCAGTTGCTCATCAGGGACCTTCTTTACCCCTAATAGAGTGTCAAGGGGCCAACTTGGTCAAGCCTATCAAAAATGATAATCATAATGCAGCCGCTCCGATTGACATTCCAATTGATGAATGCTCGGTGGATTCTAGAGCTTTAGTAGCGGTTCCTACTACGACAAGTAGGGAAGCTTTAGCTGTGGTTCCCGTACAGCAGAAACTTGGAAAGTCTGAGATTGCCCAGCGCCGTGTTCGCAGGCCATTCTCTGTTGCTGAAGTTGAAGCCCTTGTTCAAGCCGTTGAGAAGCTTGGCACCGGAAG GTGGCGTGATGTGAAAATGCAAGCCTTTGATGATGCAAAGCATCGGACTTATGTGGACCTGAAG